The window TAGGATCTAGGATCTGGGTTCTGGGATCTAGGATCTGTTTCTCCTCAGATCCCCATGTCTTCCTTGGTCAGGATCGCGTGGAACTCGTATCCGGCGGCCTCGACGTTGGCGCGGGCGCCTTGGAGGCGGTCAATGGCGAAGACCATGCGCAGGATTTGGGCCCCGGCGGCCGTGACGGTCTTGGCGGCGTCGAGAGCGGCCCCGGCGGTGGTTCCGATGTCCTCCACCAGCAGAACCTTCTTGCCTTTGACGTCGGGCCCTTCGATGAGCTTGCTGGTGGCGTAGTCTTTGGCGGCCTTGCGCACGATGGCGAACGGTTTGCCCGCGGCGATGGCCGTGGCGGCAGCGAGGGAGACAGCCCCGAGCTCGGGCCCGACGATCATGTCGGCGTCGGCCGCATATTCCGCCAGCCGCCTGCCCAGTTCGGCGAGAATATCCGGCTGGCTTTCG is drawn from Planctomycetaceae bacterium and contains these coding sequences:
- the pyrE gene encoding orotate phosphoribosyltransferase: MDKAQLAKRIKDVAYLEGDFVLRSGQHSKYYLDKYLFESQPDILAELGRRLAEYAADADMIVGPELGAVSLAAATAIAAGKPFAIVRKAAKDYATSKLIEGPDVKGKKVLLVEDIGTTAGAALDAAKTVTAAGAQILRMVFAIDRLQGARANVEAAGYEFHAILTKEDMGI